One window from the genome of Rudaeicoccus suwonensis encodes:
- a CDS encoding inositol monophosphatase family protein, whose translation MQTDQVLSLLQDVAAEVIQPRFRALADGEVMEKNPGDLVTVADREAEVAITAALRSAYPDALLVGEEAVAADASILAAASGAEHWFTIDPVDGTKNFVHGSPDHAVMVAELRGREVVRSWIWQPEHHLAYVAERGAGAFCGDRRLPVVPRNADRPLGRTSRRKLVGTAFGHLPPLELTWVSCGIDYPKLAENACEYLLYRNAMPWDHAPGQLLVSETGGQLSYSDGTAYDPTSTQGPLLAAGSSAVADRVRSAMSVASTTKDTSSTP comes from the coding sequence CAGACCAGGTCCTGAGCCTCCTGCAAGACGTCGCCGCTGAGGTCATCCAGCCGCGCTTCCGTGCTCTCGCCGACGGCGAGGTGATGGAGAAGAACCCCGGCGATCTGGTGACCGTCGCCGACCGTGAGGCGGAGGTCGCGATCACGGCAGCCCTGCGTTCGGCCTATCCGGACGCACTGCTGGTGGGCGAGGAGGCGGTCGCCGCGGATGCCTCGATCCTGGCCGCGGCATCCGGCGCCGAGCACTGGTTCACGATCGACCCGGTCGACGGCACGAAGAACTTCGTGCACGGTTCGCCCGACCACGCGGTGATGGTGGCCGAACTGCGCGGTCGAGAGGTGGTGCGGTCGTGGATCTGGCAGCCCGAACACCACCTGGCATATGTCGCAGAGCGTGGAGCGGGTGCCTTCTGTGGTGACCGGCGGCTGCCGGTGGTGCCGCGAAATGCGGACCGGCCGCTGGGCCGCACGTCTCGCCGGAAGCTCGTCGGCACCGCATTCGGTCACCTGCCGCCCCTGGAACTCACCTGGGTCAGCTGCGGCATCGACTACCCCAAGCTTGCTGAAAACGCCTGCGAATACTTGCTGTACCGCAATGCGATGCCCTGGGATCACGCCCCGGGCCAGCTGCTGGTCAGCGAGACCGGCGGGCAGCTGAGCTATTCGGACGGCACGGCATACGACCCGACGTCGACGCAAGGCCCCTTGCTGGCGGCCGGCTCGTCGGCTGTGGCCGACCGGGTCCGCAGCGCCATGAGCGTGGCGAGCACCACCAAGGACACGTCGAGCACGCCGTAA